The DNA sequence CAATTCCAGTGCGATTGTGTGCAGGGCCTGTTGCTGATCAGAAGAGGCATCTGCAGCAATTGCGGCGAGCTGAAAAGCCGCGTCAAAGAGTGTGCTGGTTTTTAATGCATTCGTTTGATTGATTGCCTCAGAGGAGCGCTCGGTTTTCCCGGCACTGAGATCCTGGTACTGCCCCATCACCAGACCTTGCGATCCTATTGACTTAGCAAGTTCACTGACTGCCAGTGTGCGTTGTTGTGCGGATAGTTTGTCTGTATTTGCGATCACTGAGAAAGCCAGACTGAGCAGAGCGACTGCCGCCAGCAGTGTGACATCCTGGCCATACTGGCAGTGGATCGTAGGCTGGCCACGTCTTAGCTGGGCATTGTCCATGCATGGCAGGTCATCCAGCATCAGAGAAGCCGCATGTACGAACTCGATGGCACAAGCCAGCTCCAGTGAGCCGGAGGGTAATGTTCCTTTTGCTAAATCTTGTGCTGTGAGCAGCAGTAACAACGGGCGAATGCGTTTACCCTGTGTCAGGGTGGCATCACTCATTGCCTGGCTGATACGGTTTTCTTCGCCGTATGCAGGGAGTAGCTGCAGAAGTCGCTGCTCCAGCGCATTACGTAACAAAAATAACCTATCTTCCTGGTCCCGGTCTATTGCAGCATGATCAGTCATAATGGCTCTTGCAGTGAGAAACACATCTTAACTGTGCTTCCAGTGTTTAAAGGGATGACTTTGTCATTATTTGTTTACCCGCTTCGTTTAATCCGAAACGTGACTGACGATATTGCGGAGGTTAACTAGGTATAGTTGCTCATCACTTTCCCTGCCTATAGTCGGCTGCCCGAGACATCTAAATCAGGCAAATAGGAAAGTGCCTGGTATTCTCAGAATAAGCGTAGGCGAAGATAGAAAATTTGCCGCCTGCAGGGTACAAATATTCAGCGAATGGCGAGATATTTTGATGGCCCGGCAGAGAGATTAGATAAGGCATCATCTGGGGGAAAATAAAACAAACATTGCTCAGGTGTTAACTGGGTCCCTGACTGGCAGATCATGTTGGTTGGCTAAATAAGTCTATTGTGGCTTTTCCGGTAGCCCGGCAACGTGTCGCGCCATTGTGCAGCGATACCCGGGTTCAGCGTGAGTCTAGACTTGTATTACGTTGACTTGCTTCTGTTGCAGACGGGTAATAACTTCATT is a window from the Erwinia sp. genome containing:
- the crtE gene encoding Geranylgeranyl diphosphate synthase (ID:JIFNMEKO_00443;~source:Prodigal:2.6), with product MTDHAAIDRDQEDRLFLLRNALEQRLLQLLPAYGEENRISQAMSDATLTQGKRIRPLLLLLTAQDLAKGTLPSGSLELACAIEFVHAASLMLDDLPCMDNAQLRRGQPTIHCQYGQDVTLLAAVALLSLAFSVIANTDKLSAQQRTLAVSELAKSIGSQGLVMGQYQDLSAGKTERSSEAINQTNALKTSTLFDAAFQLAAIAADASSDQQQALHTIALELGQAFQLLDDLSDGAPDSGKEQNKDQGKSTLVNLLGHASARQQLLSHLQRADAQFSLVSNEYQLTQHFISFWFHQRLASLD